tatcggtgcaaacttttttttttttttttttttttacatttaacaaaaaaatatatgaattgTTCTAAAAGTGTGTTTCTCATCAGAGTAAATTTTTAAGCACCAAACACTGagcatttatcatttattttcctgtattctgataaaaggaaaaatgtgtgcCTTTTCTGCACAATTGTGTAATCATGATCAAATCTTGTGTCCTCTTTGGCGTATTtcttttgaatacatttacacacacgtGGACTCAAATAGTAATCGTCTTTCTGCACTTACTAATCCTTTGATACTTCTCTCACTTCTCTCTACTTGTCTCGCGGTATAAAAGAAGCCTACCTATAGCTCATGTAGTTTTGTTCAACATTGTATGACACACTTGAGCTTTATTTAGCATTTATAGGAATGtcaaaaaacataattcagAATTGGATTGAATCTGTGACACAGTCAGTGTTTTAGAGGAATCTTGATTTTGATTAATAGTGGGGTTTAAAAGTTTTCACAGACTGATAAAGCACCCTCATAAAGAGAGCAAGAGCAAGCAGCTGTCCAGGATCAATGTTTTGTCTTTCCATCAAATTCATTGGCTCTTTCTTTAACCAATCGATGGATTGATGCAGATAAATGGATAATGTTATCCCTAGTACATACTTTAGTTTTCATGTTCTGAGAGAATTCCAGAATGGTGTCGACCCTCGTCCAGGCATCTGGATGGTCCTTCAGGTTGGTGAGAACTTCCTGGGCCACTCGTTGCTACGAGAGAGAAACACAGTACACCCGTTCCATTCCTTAAATCTTAGGGTTTTGGGGATCATTTAACCAATGAGGAGGTCCTGTGAATCTCATCCACTTAAGGTGGAAACCCACAGTGGATAGGAGCCGTACTAACCTGGGATCCAATGTCATGGTACATGGAGTTGACAACATTGTCCAAGAGGTTGATGTCAAGTTTCTGACTGAAGTCCAGCAGCTGTCTGGCTGGGTGATCGGCCAACATCGTCATTTCTGCTGGCATAGAGCTTCTGTGGAGTGGAGAGAGGGGGTTATTTTTACTTAAGCCACagaagcatgtgtgtgtaccatAATTACACAAATCTACAGGTATAGATGATagcaaaatctaaaaaaaataaaaataaaaaatagagcTTTTAATTAAGTTACTACTTTCGCATTTCACCTATATTTGCAATGCAATACTACAAAGTACAGAAATCAAACTGGTCATTACATTCGTCCTTTATATTAAGAGAGGTCAACTCTGGTATTACAAGCATGGTCACTGTTTTTCTAAAATTTGGCAGCAGTGTATCAAAACCATGTTTATCTCCCATCAATCCATTAACTATACAGCTTGTCCCGTTTGGGGTCGCGGGCTGGTTGGACCCCAGCTATCagtcaaaatgtgtaaatgtgaccCTCGTGGTGACACCCattgaaaaaacatatttacttgTAAAACAAGAAACAGCGCCTCCTACTGGCTGACTTGGTGTATCCGCCACAATCTGACTGTAAGCCATGTAATGCGATGATTAAGGGCAGTTTCATGACTTAGCATTAGTGTAAAACATTACGAGGAGTAAGCAGTCCCTCTTTAACTTTACAATGTGTTGTGTTCAGTCTTAGTAACCGTTGCTACCCAGtctaaaacatgtttgtcaaacggatgctaacgttagcccaCGCTGGGTGAGCAGGTCAGTGGAGATCCGGCTCGACTTACCTGGGGTGTTCTGTCCGGTCGTCGAAAACAAGTATAGACTAGCTTGTAGCTAGCAGTTCAAAGAAGAATATGTATCTTCTCGTTCAAAGCCACTGTGTGATGTTACCTCATGGCACAAGTTTCACCTGCTGCTAACCTTTGTAGCCTTTAGTTAGCTTTCCTGTATGACACCAACAGCGCTAACTTGAAATACTGTTACGTAGTATACTTTACGGTTCTTGGCCTTTTATTATAAGCTCCCGCAGTATTCCTCGACCTATCGTTTCTTGTCTTCAACCAGTCCAAGATAAATCCTTCTCTAGCTATCAGTGATTACAGTCGACTCCCACTAGACTAGTAGCAACTTAGCATGCTAATGGAAAGTCAATGATGATTCAAGTCTGctggctaagctaagctaacaacaCAACTTCACGGAGTCACACTTAGAGCGGTATTCCGGGTCATAATCACCAAGTTAAattctcctttttatttctgattctatccgCATTCACTGTTGGAGAGCAGAGATGTTTAATGCGTGCAAGTGTGCTCTTCCTCTAAGCTCATGCTTCCAACCACGGACCGGTTAAAACCGGTTGAGACCGGGATATTCATTCTCGGTGTTTCGGCCCGTCGCGCGCCGCGTAAAATTTGGACTATGTTTCCGCCCACTGAGAATCTGATTGGTTGCGCTGGTGATGACGTCATGGTGTGTCATGGGCTACGCGTAGCTGTCAATCCGAGTCaactccctccctctgttttgGCTCCAGTTTGACCCCTGACAATGGGTGAAACGGAAAATGGACCGTAAactgtactcatgagtgtaaatgttattaactgtagttacctgcttactgcttattcttctggtcttataatctatgtatctTCGTtggtttttgtcttctttttgtctcttattcgttttaattgtacctcgacgtcattgtaaatgagggcttgccctcaatgatttctccagaataaataaaggtaaaaaaatgaaaatgaaactgaaCTAACAAAATTTGTATTTTCAAAAGAATGAAATGGATTGTTTTCAGTGTCATTATTGTTGACAATCGAGTGCAAAATAATTTATCCCATAATGACTAAACATACTTTgaacaagatttattttaaattgcattAAATATAATTTAGTGTATGTGAGGTCGTAGATGTCATTTCACTATCTTGGATCCGAAGTACCAACTAACAAACAAAATCTACTATATATACTTTCAAAACCCATAAGGTAGAGCCATACTATTGCAGAAAAAACTTGTTGCTGTATTAAAATTATTGATGTATAATGATAATATCACAGATCATTTCTCTTGAAACTCTCATAAAATTTTATTTAACTAAAGTTTAATTGAAGAAAAGATTGCaaattatatatatgtatatagatATAGAGATGTATATAGATAAGTGGGTAAAACTGTAGAATTATGAATGAGTACAGATTTGGGAAAGTCTGTTTCTGGGACccttgagagaaaaaaagaacagaaccaTTGTTATACACCAATTTAATATCTCGGCAGTTGCTGATAAGTGGAATAAAATAGAGTGCTAATGGATTTTTCCAAAATCTCTTGATGTGTAAACTGTGTGTAAAGTCTAGACATTTTATCTTCTATACAAGGAAGAGATATCAGACACCTTAGGTTAGAGATATTTTAGATTATTTGAGAGCCAATTTTAAATCCTTACGTGCACaatatttacacaaaaataTAGCATCTATCCATCTGGGAATAAGAAGCTCCCTCTTGAGTGTTCCTCCTAGCTTTTATTTATACAGTTCTTCCCAGTTTTCCCAATAAAGAACTTTGCAGGGGTGCAAAACACTCTTTATCTTGatgtttgatgacatcactcccCTGCTTCCTGCTGTTTGGTGTCGACATCATGCTCGCTGTCGTCTGAGTAGTTCTCATGATCGTCTGAGTAGTGGTAACTGTCATCTGAATAGTGTCGATCATCCCCCTGATCATCCTGATCTGAGAGCTGTCTGCTGGCGTCCTCTCCATCGTGGTGATTTGATGAAGCCTCATCACTACCTCCTCCTTCCTTTGGGTCTACTTCAGGGTCTTCATCATCCAAAAATACTTTTCTGTAGAGAACAGGTTCATGTCCAATGTCTGTCTCATCTTGGTCACTAACAAACATAAGAAAATCATCTGATTAGACTATTAATGTAGCTTTACCATTATTTATTAATAGTAATCACACAAACAGCTTGATATACAGAGTTCAATTTTCAGCATGAAATATGAAGCATAACTAGAATAAAGTGTATCGCTCctgatttgattatttttctgattCACTATCAAACAAAGTTTgttcatttaaagtctttaaatcaaGAGAATCACAAACAATTcctttattaaaaaagacataTTCTCTCTTCGAGGtcagtttttttccctttttaatttatgaaaatattaaatggGAGAAGAGCAAACCTGGAAGCAGCtcaaaaagaaatataagaaCAAACTAGACTCATGGGTGGTATCTTACTTTAATCATATTTGACatagtaaataaaacaatatcatTGAGTGGCTAATTCAGTGTGGCATCAGCTTTATCCCCAACATAATGCTGGTTTCACACATACATTTCCTCTCCCTTGTCACACATACATTTCCTCTCAGTCATGGTAAAtttcgaagcttgatccaaaggcaactggacctCTATAACCTAGTCCaattgcctttggatcaagcatCGAATTCCTCTCACTTATCCTGTTTAGTTCATTAATTTGGCCTAATCTTATTAATACCTCCCAATGTAAATGCCTATGAAATAATGCAGCCTCTTCGGAAGTGTGAAATTAGGGTGGACAGatgtgcaaaaactgcagtggCTGTTTGTTTGATATGTCTATTTAAACTTGTTTATACTTTGTTCCCACCTTCAACCTTGTGTTTAATTTTTATTGTTAGTCATCCTTTAGCCATCTCAGGGAACGTAACATAGGGCCAAGATTTGAAAATACCCAAATTACACTGTAAGGAATTACACTGGCTGGGTCTGTAAACTTGAGCATCGAGATAAGTTTGCACCACATTAACATCACATATTTACCTCGCTTGTCTGCTGGAGGACGAGGAGTCTCCTGCTTTTCCTGCCTTGCTGCTGATAAACTCTTCAGTTACTTCACATCCATGCAGAGTGTCTGTGTAGCGCTTCTGTGCTGCTTGTTTTGCATTCTTCTGTTATAaaagcatcaaataaaaatgtgtgagTAAAGACATTGCAAAAATGCTGTTTGTAATGGAACAACCCACACAGATGCTCTCACACTGTTGGATAACATCTGTCTAGGATATTCATGCTATCCTGCAATTAAGGCAATACAATTCTCCAAATCTTAGTTCATTTAAATTGACCTAGTCCTGGCATCAATTTTCAGCTCACCATTTCTTGAATTACCAGCATCTATTATATAAAAGCAGCTTAAAACCTATGAAATGTGTCCCTGATGTGCACCCTGCTTAATCATGTGATAAAGTCTAAATGGAACCAtaatttataaaaagaaaacacacaaaaattgagaaacaatataagaaaaaaaaacaccagtacCCTATTTAAAAGCAACTTTAACTTATTGTTTCACAACACATACAAAGATACAGATAGATAAATCTGGGGCCCGTTTCAGTAAGCAGGTTTTGTGCAAACACTGAGTcacttaaccctgaaatgagggaaactctgggtttaCTGTTTCAGAAAGAGAGGTCACTCAAACctgagaaagaggggtaactcagCCCGTTCCAAAGAGGGAGGTAACTTtagctctgagtcagttactatggtaactgagtctgtgaacctaacctggtcgggagAAGGTTTTCTTTAATGAATCCTGAGTTTCTCTCGGTCTCTgccctctttcagagccagaaatgctgcttcatttcctcattctttcatgcAGTCTGTATCACACTCGTGTTAGTGGATATTCACTGTTTTTCTGAATAAAAGTCTAGTGAGCTTTTACTTCAACAGCAAATAAAGATGAGGTTTGTGGGAAACAACTTCAACGAATGTAAATTGCAGGATCTCCTATTTAGTGgttatccagaaaaaaaaaaacaacaaacacagtcaaGCAGTTTGTTCAGCAACGATTAAATGTTtgaagtgtatttttttgtacaggATACAAGGATTCTTGTCATACATGactatatttgtgttttttaattcaccTGTGCAACCTGCTCCAACAGCAGTGGCCTCCCTTTCACTCTTTGCTTCATCTCTTTTATCTCCTGCTGGTACTCCTTCTTACGCTGAAGTTCTTGTTTCCTGGGAAAAAACACAGTATTATAGTTTATGCTATTCCACTCACAACAGTTAGGCGCTTGGTGTGTTCATGCTGTTGTTTAGTGTACCTGAATTCTTTGAGTTTGGTTTGCTGAGTCTGTGATAGCGCCTTGTGGGGGTCATTGGCCTGGGCACGTTTCACTACCACCCTCTGCAGTttcttctccctctgcctctgcctctccttccaccgctcctcctcctcctctgccttctTCCTCTGCTCCAAGACCTTTCTACTCAGGAAGACAATCTGGTCACGAATGCTGAAAAGTTTAGAATTGGTGGGGACTTGGATAGGGCAGGATGATGGCTATGGGTTGGGTGTGAGGTTGTGGGTAAAGTGCAGGGGTGTTGGGAGTTCCATTTGGGATTTCGAACACAGGGCGTGTTTAGGTCATGATTTCTAAACAGGATATTTGAGTTCTGTCTATCTTAAATAAAATACTGGAAGACTTTGGAGTCTTCAAACAGTACCTCACAGCCTCATGGCGTTTCTTGGTAGCGTCTGTGACTTTGGTGGGCAGGGTCTCCAAGCTGCCAGAGAGGGATGAACAGAGGCTTGAGTTTGGCGTTCGAGCTGGCCCAGGGCTGATGTGTGGCCATCGCAGCATCCGAGGGCTGCTCTGCTCTTTCTCTATGTTAGCCAGGATGCGTTCACGGTGCGAGGATATCTGTGATGTTCTCAATTCAAAGGGTTCACATGCAGTTGTGGGTTttatctctttttgtttttcaagttgTTTTCTGAAGCGTCGGTAACTGGCGTCAAAGTCAGGTACCTCCTTGTTTATTTCGGGTTTATGGGAGAAATTGTCAtctcctgcagagctgctgtcttTGGTCTTTTTGCGATCACTGAGTCGTCTTGCAAGCATGCTAGGAGGCATTGAAGCACTGTGTAGAAGTTCCTGAGCTCTCATCTGTATCTTTATGGACCGATACAGCTGCTCCTCTTTCATCTGCTCCCCCGATGCTGCTGCGTACACAGACTTCGGAACAGGTTTGGCCTTGAAGGGTTTGGTTTTCTCCCGGTTGGACTGTTGTGCTTGACGTAACTGTTTCTGCTCCTTTTTCAGCCGCTCCCTCTCCAGAAAGCTGAACGGCTTTTGGTTCGTTTGATGAGGCTGTTCTTCACGCTCTCTCATTGATCGACGTCGTTCCTCGTTCCGCTCCTGAAGCTCTTCATAAAGCGGCAGGTGAATGTGAGCAGGTACAGGGCTGGCTCTGAATTTTCTCTGGCACTCTGTCAGGTCTTCCAGCTGTCGTCTCAGTTCTGCGTTCTCTACTTCGATCTCTGAACGCGTCTTAATGCcatgttttctcctctcagcctctcGCAGCATCATGTGAAAAGGTTTGGGTATTGTCACTCTTTGCTTCCAGAGATCATGCTCTCCATCTTTTTGCCCATGCCTCTTTTTTCCTTTGCCTTTTTGTTGTCTCTTATGGTCTGTTGGCAGGCTGTGCAGCGAACAGGAAGAATGGTGGCGATTGTGAGGGGACAGTTTGAAGTCCTGCCACATGTTCTTGATATGTTCTTTGGGAGAAAAAAGCAGGCCTTTCTCCACATAATTATTGGCAGCTTCATCTTCCTCTGAGGGATCTAACTGTCCAGAGCTTCTCCTGAGTTCAAAGGCAGAATAGGACTTCCTCAAAAAGCGAGAAGCTTCTGGGCTGTTGTTTGACCACAGGAacctgacaaaacacacatgaatgacTGTTACTATGACAATTTacttatcagaatcagaaattgACACATCAGTCTAAGTCACCATGGTGCTATGTTTACTCTTAGCAAAGATATATTCTGAATTTCTCCTCTTTCCGTTACCATAATTGAGCTTATCTGATTTCGTTTTTTTAGATTATAAACCAAGTTAAAATGTCTAgttttgtcgttgtgttttcttactgTAAAGTGATTCTATGCAAATACATTTCGATGATTGATTAAAAGTCTGATTAAGCAACACCTAAATGTGAATGAAGTA
This window of the Labrus mixtus chromosome 2, fLabMix1.1, whole genome shotgun sequence genome carries:
- the fam161a gene encoding protein FAM161A — protein: MLQFLSRFVTSFRTKLSCVAKETPFSLDTDTGFSTRTVTLFTILGTFPTKPYFNYVELKQYILKFCEVMANPHRANVLVTSCLKTPVDPHTKAPLASYERERVLPYTATGHMDNRDYEKELEYEDSGSDYCDEDRLGKDAPLMLTDFRAAGDRFDLSEIFFSNEEYYSKLEELKKAHLRTMAELESMYRRKLQLKSMEPLDMATLETGHRFLWSNNSPEASRFLRKSYSAFELRRSSGQLDPSEEDEAANNYVEKGLLFSPKEHIKNMWQDFKLSPHNRHHSSCSLHSLPTDHKRQQKGKGKKRHGQKDGEHDLWKQRVTIPKPFHMMLREAERRKHGIKTRSEIEVENAELRRQLEDLTECQRKFRASPVPAHIHLPLYEELQERNEERRRSMREREEQPHQTNQKPFSFLERERLKKEQKQLRQAQQSNREKTKPFKAKPVPKSVYAAASGEQMKEEQLYRSIKIQMRAQELLHSASMPPSMLARRLSDRKKTKDSSSAGDDNFSHKPEINKEVPDFDASYRRFRKQLEKQKEIKPTTACEPFELRTSQISSHRERILANIEKEQSSPRMLRWPHISPGPARTPNSSLCSSLSGSLETLPTKVTDATKKRHEAVRKVLEQRKKAEEEEERWKERQRQREKKLQRVVVKRAQANDPHKALSQTQQTKLKEFRKQELQRKKEYQQEIKEMKQRVKGRPLLLEQVAQKNAKQAAQKRYTDTLHGCEVTEEFISSKAGKAGDSSSSSRQASDQDETDIGHEPVLYRKVFLDDEDPEVDPKEGGGSDEASSNHHDGEDASRQLSDQDDQGDDRHYSDDSYHYSDDHENYSDDSEHDVDTKQQEAGE